The genomic segment GACGCTACGACGAACATGTCGGAACGTTTTTATAGATGCAAAAGCGTTGACGTTCGGTAGGATGTGTTAAGACAGCATTAggcgaaatataagaagaatgagagCCCCGTCAAACCATAGTACGATTTGAAAGGGCATAGAGGAAACTgtggaaaaacaaaaaaaaaatttgagtgaTTACTGTCAGGCATTAGAATTGTTAGTGACAGTGAATagtgaataaatggaaaatattaatttcgaagcgataatagacgagtcgtcagacgaagagcatgcgttgtcggacgatagtaattatattagtgattgCAGTAATACCGATTTTGACGACAACGTAGTAGAAAATGAACAACTCCGAGCGCAAAATCAACGTAAGATTTGCgccatacacttttattattcaacgggtggtgctctagctctctgtgcttcgtgtatggacatctttcgagatgacatcggattaatatacgaaatacggagacataaagttacatcgcccgatgaggtggatatgcgatggtgcagtagctgtcaaattttattacatataataatgtcgcgtaatatgtgttatgtttgcacacaaaaatagagagagaaaaaatggaaaacgtgcagcagaaagaacgcgacttgttggagcgttcccaacaagtcaccacattgggtgaatattttggatggctgcagcattgcgaggagtttatcgaagagcttgaagaacgcagccgtgtcaagcgtccgcgactctcaatcggaaatagacaatctttggtgacaagaattgcgcgactcgagggtgcaaaaactcgattgcAGAGACAGTTTATACCCAGTGGTGGTGATTATAGTAGTGAAAATAACTCGGAGAGACTCATATGGCGAGAGATTGATACGGCGTTTGAGAGCCGCATCTTGActggtgcggttataaattataatcacatcgaacctcgtcaatttttggaagatgcgagtgacattgtgctcgagcacgtgcgagacgttatgcaaaaacataacagtgtgaaagtgaatacagtgtttaacggcgagtttgtggcgggcgataagcatgccaataaatcaatcaatacgagaaactgtgaactcttacatacatccgatttacgcgagtggtatgagcggcgagtcgtcgagccaatccttgcatcgctcgaagaatttcaggaacgcgatagcggatgggcattatcgcgtatactaaatttgactgtaaatataaataaatataatcctatgcgcgccggatgttacgtacaattatcgcgaaagataataatgaaacgagcagtggttaacgtgcaatctaaagacaatgcatgttttgcgtgggcggtagtggctgctctgtatccagctgaaagatgcacacaccgacaatcatcgtacccgcattatacaacagtactaaatctccaagatattgagtttccagtcactcttaatcaaattaaaaaatttgaaatttataatgacatttcaatcaacgtgtacagttttgaaaacgaaaacattgtccctattcaccttacggagcaaaagagagacaagcacatcaacttgctctacgtgcaagatgcgcaagatatcggacattttgcatggatcaagaatctatctagacttgttagtatgcaactcagcaaacacaagactaaaaaatatatctgcgatcggtatgtatatttaataaaactgtctaaaaatatttaaaacaaggatataaaaattttaacttttattttacagatgcatgcactattttcactcggtcgagaaattgcaatcacatacagtagactgtggaaagatgaacgactgcgctatccgattaccgagcgataaggataagtggctcgcatttaccaactacaacaggaaggagcgactacctttcgtcgtgtacgccgacctggagtgcgttttggtgaaaaaagaagaagaaaatttttatcaacatcaccaagtatttagtatggcttattatgtacattgctcgtacgataattcgttatccgcgtatcattctcgtcgcgaagccaattgcgttgcatggttcaccgacgaacttaaaaatttggcgcaacatgtagaaaatattttaacaaccaatgtccccatggtaaatttaacgcaaaatgaatggaaagaatttcgaagcgtgactcagtgtcatatatgtgagaaaccattcgtagaagatgatacgcgcgtacgcgatcattgtcatttgaccaGGCGGTACAGaagtcccgcgcattcaaattgcaatctaaattacaaagaatctttttgcattccaatagtatttcacaatttatctggttatgattctcactttataatcgaggaaatagccacagcgttcgaagggggaatcgatttacttccgataacaaaagaaaaatatatttcatttacaaaacatgttaaaggtacgaaaaacaaaccgggaaatcacattaaattacgtttcatagattcatataaatttctcacaacaagtctcgacaaattggcgtcttttctgagcaaggataaactcaaaattttacaatcggaatataaaaatttatccaccgaagatttcaatttattaacaagaaaaggtgtcttcccgtacgagtacattgactgcgtagataaattgcaagatgcgtgtttaccatcacgagaatcattttacagttccttgacaggtaacacagtatctgagagcgattacgcgcacgctgagattgtgtggaagcgattctccattcgaacgctaggcgaatatagcgatctgtatttaaaaatcgatgttttgttattagcagacatttttgaaaatttccgagagagttgtatcaagagttatgggctcgaccccgcgtattactatactcttcccggttacacgtgggacgccatgttaaagtatacgaaaattatatttgaattactcacagacattgacatggttatgtttatcgaacgaggtatacgcggtggtctgagtcaatgttccaacaagtacgcgcgtgctaataacaagtacatgcagtcgtatgacttatcaaaaccatcaacgtacttgatgtatttcgatgttaataatttatacggatgggcaatgtgtcaaccattgccctacgccgattttcagtggatcgataatgtttccaattttgatgtatcatcgatcgcgctcgattcgtctacaggctacatcctcgaagtcgatctcgagtatccgcagcatcttcacgattcgcacactgacctaccgttttgtccgacacacgacaaaccacccggcaagcgcgagggcaagcttctcgcaaccgtatacgataagaagcgttacgtgatacactaccgcaacctgcagcaatgttcacgtcacggtcttcgtgttacaaaaattcatcgtatattacaattcactcaatctccgtggctccgtacttatatagaactcaatacaaaatttagaacactagcaaaaaatgattttgaaaaaaatttgtacaaactaaataatgcagtgtttggcaaaacgatggaaaatgtgcgcaatcgcgtagatgttaaacttttaacaaaatgggacggaaGGTATGGCGCAGAGACattgattgcaaaaccaaattttcatagcagaagcattttttcggaaaatctaatcgctgtagaattacgtaaactcgaggtgaaattctacaaaccaatttacgtaggtatgtgtattctcgatatatccaagacatgtttgtacgaatttcaccacgattatatggtaccaatgtatcgggagagatgcaaagtcatgtacactgatacggatagtcttatatatcacattgagtgcgacgatgtgtacgagaatatgaaacgcgacatcagcagatttgatacgagcgactatgcgatagacaatgcgtacggtataccgctcgtgaataaaaaggtaccgggtctaatgaaggatgaaaacaacggtaccataatgattgaatttgtcgggcttagagcaaaaatgtatgcgttgcgcgtggatggtaagaaggatacgaaaaaggtaaaaggcgtcaagagtaacgttgttgcgagaacgataacgtttgacgattacacgcggtgtttgaacgaagagattgaaataacgcgtagtcaatcgtgtataagatcaaaattacacaaggtatacaccattcgcgaaacaaaaattgctctaagtccgtacgacgacaagcggtatatcgtacctacaactattgatacgttaccgtggggacattataagatatctttataaaatataatgtgtgtgtgtgtgtgtgatttttttttcttgtatgtatatttcatattttatatattgtaataactaTTGGAAAGGatctattaataaagattttgtatatttcatatattttttatattgaatacattgtatttcttataaaattaaattacatgatccttatgtacccaagaattgtgcgagctatcaaatcccaaccatttcacgtaaacctcgtcacccctcctgcgcagtactttctccacgagatacacatctggataattcgcgcgatgcaactcgtgctcgtaaaatgctccagcgatagattttttgcgataatcctcgagtagatatgttacgggattagtatgttgcactttaacaatcttaaacacctcggttgtccaatttggtgtgtaacccttttcgaaaagttttttgtatttgctaacGCGTACCAGGTCACTtactttaaactttgcaggagcagcaatttttatactgttgtatacagtatttaaaagtctatcagcgatcgtgggagtaacatcgataggtctcatattgatagtgcgatgttttcgcgcgttatattctgcaacgagtcgggatagcgcgtcgatccacttgtaagttccgttcagcgtaaacatcttccacatgtcgttcttcagcgtgcggttgaatcgctcgacgacagacgccttcaataccgaatatgtggaatagtgattaatgttatgtttccgtataagccgttgcacatcggtattgtaaaattccttcccgttatcagtttgtatgtttttcgggcatctcttgctatctcgaattattttggcgATTGCATCAGCCGTCTCCCTTCCACCTTTATTCTTGAGTGGTGCAGCCcatgcatacttgctcaacacatcgatgacggtgagtatgtagtggtaacctttgttgaaacgagaatacggacgcatctcgacgatgtcggcttgccacagatcatcgtatccccgcactatgacgtgtcttcggggaaaattttttctcgctggcgcatgcagttcgttcaccaactgtcgtctttccaaactatgttgattctttgctttgtcagtttttctcgatgtcCGTTTGTTGTTcgcatttttttcactcattttcgtttatcgcctttaatagccgttcttgacctgttcttgacctgttctgacctgttcttgacctgttctgacctgttcttgacctgttctgacttgttctgacctgttcttgacctgttctgacctgttcttgacctgttcatcgccgtccttcacccattcgaaaatcgttcttgacccgttcgcagcctttttcacagtcgtttttgactcgttcgtagccgcttctgacc from the Anoplolepis gracilipes chromosome 11, ASM4749672v1, whole genome shotgun sequence genome contains:
- the LOC140671135 gene encoding uncharacterized protein, translating into MENVQQKERDLLERSQQVTTLGEYFGWLQHCEEFIEELEERSRVKRPRLSIGNRQSLVTRIARLEGAKTRLQRQFIPSGGDYSSENNSERLIWREIDTAFESRILTGAVINYNHIEPRQFLEDASDIVLEHVRDVMQKHNSVKVNTVFNGEFVAGDKHANKSINTRNCELLHTSDLREWYERRVVEPILASLEEFQERDSGWALSRILNLTVNINKYNPMRAGCYVQLSRKIIMKRAVVNVQSKDNACFAWAVVAALYPAERCTHRQSSYPHYTTVLNLQDIEFPVTLNQIKKFEIYNDISINVYSFENENIVPIHLTEQKRDKHINLLYVQDAQDIGHFAWIKNLSRLVSMQLSKHKTKKYICDRYVYLIKLSKNI